One window of the Leptotrichia massiliensis genome contains the following:
- a CDS encoding ABC transporter substrate-binding protein, whose amino-acid sequence MKKLLLFLVVFAAILSCGKSEEKKDAGTGQAASSGDKIKIELVSKGYQHEFWRSVEAGAKKAGEELGVEVNFIGPEKETEIGKQVGMVENAINKKVSALGIAALDPDALAVVAKKAMDAKIPVVTFDSNVKDDITSSFIATDNKAAGAMAGEQLAKLINGKGKVAVVSHNPGTTTAIEREAGFREALAKYPDIKILNTQFSDGDKSKALAITLDIINANPDIAGIYGTNEPSIFGVAKGVEEKGLTGKVALVGIDSSEDLAKFLEKGVISGLVIQDPYNMGYQTVQQLYKLSKGEKVEKRIDTGAILVTKENINNPDITKKMFPFGRK is encoded by the coding sequence ATGAAAAAGTTATTATTATTTTTGGTAGTGTTTGCAGCAATTCTTAGCTGTGGAAAAAGTGAAGAGAAAAAAGATGCTGGAACAGGACAAGCAGCAAGTTCTGGAGACAAAATTAAAATTGAATTGGTAAGTAAAGGTTACCAACATGAATTTTGGAGATCAGTAGAAGCAGGAGCGAAAAAAGCTGGAGAAGAATTAGGAGTAGAAGTAAACTTTATTGGGCCTGAAAAAGAAACTGAAATTGGTAAACAAGTAGGTATGGTTGAAAACGCAATTAACAAAAAAGTATCTGCATTAGGAATTGCAGCTCTTGACCCAGACGCATTGGCAGTAGTAGCGAAAAAAGCTATGGATGCAAAAATACCAGTTGTAACATTTGATTCAAATGTAAAAGATGATATTACATCAAGTTTCATTGCAACAGATAATAAAGCTGCAGGAGCAATGGCTGGAGAACAACTAGCAAAACTTATAAACGGAAAAGGTAAAGTGGCAGTAGTTTCTCATAATCCTGGAACAACAACAGCTATAGAAAGAGAAGCTGGATTTAGGGAAGCATTGGCAAAATATCCAGATATTAAGATATTAAATACACAATTTAGTGATGGAGATAAATCAAAAGCATTGGCAATAACTCTTGACATTATCAATGCAAATCCAGATATTGCAGGAATTTATGGAACAAACGAACCTTCTATTTTTGGTGTTGCTAAAGGAGTAGAAGAAAAAGGGTTAACTGGTAAAGTAGCTCTAGTAGGAATAGATTCATCTGAAGATTTAGCTAAATTCCTTGAAAAAGGTGTTATTTCAGGATTAGTTATACAAGATCCTTATAATATGGGATATCAAACAGTACAACAATTATATAAACTTTCAAAAGGTGAAAAAGTTGAAAAAAGAATAGATACAGGAGCAATTCTTGTAACTAAAGAAAATATAAACAATCCAGATATTACTAAAAAGATGTTTCCTTTCGGAAGAAAATAA
- a CDS encoding ABC transporter permease, protein MKKNKIMQQLVTFASLIIMIIFFSITSSQFFSITNFMTIALQTAIIGIIAIGMTFVIITGGIDLSVGSIVAFSGVIMGMAMKAGIPTILAIILGLVSGIACGIINGLLVSKANLPPFITTLGLMMITRGLVLAITNGIPVSGLNDGFDKLSGGTVLGIPNPVIYLIIITAIFSFVLKKTVIGKYTYAVGSNEAASKLSGVNVDKVKLFVYGLSGFLCAISGILLASRLISAQPTEGTGYEMDAVAAVVIGGASLMGGSGSILGTILGAFIMSTLKNGLNMLNVSGFWQQFAIGVVVLVAVYIDSLKNKK, encoded by the coding sequence ATGAAAAAGAATAAAATAATGCAACAATTAGTTACATTTGCCAGTTTAATAATAATGATAATATTTTTCTCAATAACATCCAGTCAGTTTTTTTCAATAACAAATTTTATGACAATCGCTTTACAGACTGCTATCATTGGGATCATAGCTATAGGAATGACATTTGTAATAATAACAGGAGGTATTGATTTATCAGTTGGTTCCATTGTAGCCTTTTCAGGAGTTATAATGGGAATGGCAATGAAAGCTGGAATTCCTACAATTCTAGCAATAATTTTAGGACTAGTAAGTGGTATAGCATGTGGAATAATAAATGGACTATTAGTATCTAAAGCTAATTTACCTCCATTTATAACTACTTTGGGATTAATGATGATTACTAGAGGACTTGTATTAGCAATAACAAATGGAATCCCAGTTTCAGGATTAAACGATGGTTTTGATAAATTATCAGGTGGAACAGTATTAGGTATTCCAAATCCAGTAATTTATCTAATTATAATAACAGCAATATTCTCATTTGTACTGAAAAAAACAGTCATTGGAAAATATACTTATGCAGTTGGAAGTAATGAAGCAGCTTCAAAACTTTCAGGAGTAAATGTTGATAAAGTAAAATTATTTGTATACGGATTAAGTGGTTTTCTATGTGCTATTTCGGGAATCCTTCTTGCATCAAGACTAATTTCAGCACAACCTACTGAAGGAACAGGATATGAAATGGATGCCGTTGCTGCAGTAGTAATCGGTGGTGCAAGCCTTATGGGAGGTTCAGGATCAATTTTAGGAACAATATTAGGAGCTTTTATAATGAGTACATTGAAAAATGGACTTAATATGCTTAATGTATCAGGATTCTGGCAACAATTTGCCATAGGAGTAGTAGTGCTTGTGGCAGTATATATAGATAGTTTAAAAAATAAAAAATAA